The Manihot esculenta cultivar AM560-2 chromosome 1, M.esculenta_v8, whole genome shotgun sequence genome has a window encoding:
- the LOC110620818 gene encoding non-specific lipid-transfer protein 2 encodes MKKVSGSFLCVVVMVAAMMLMTEVRLSNAATCNPAALSSCLPAISSSTPPSSTCCTNLKQQKPCFCEYLKNPSMKQYLNSPSARKVVSTCGVAIPAC; translated from the coding sequence ATGAAGAAGGTTTCTGGTTCATTCCTATGTGTGGTGGTGATGGTGGCGGCAATGATGCTTATGACAGAGGTGCGCTTGTCAAATGCAGCGACATGCAATCCTGCGGCACTGAGCTCATGCCTGCCGGCGATCTCGTCGTCGACACCGCCATCAAGCACTTGCTGCACCAACTTGAAGCAGCAGAAGCCGTGCTTTTGCGAGTACCTGAAGAATCCAAGCATGAAGCAGTATTTAAACTCACCCAGTGCCAGAAAGGTGGTTAGCACGTGTGGGGTTGCCATCCCTGCTTGCTAG